The genomic DNA ACTTGATGGTTGACTAAACCATTCTTTAAAAAAGTCCTAATACATTTAATTGGTTTGTCTCATTAGCCAGATGTTTTAAttctgctaagctcttggcctcagatAACCTTTAGAACACATTGCCACAAGGTAATAATGTATGGTATTAATGTATctccttttaacatttttaaatgcactgcctttcattttcatcaaagGTGTCCCTTGTGCATAGGGCACCCATTTTACCTTCTCTGTATCATTCTCTGTATCATTATTTTGTGTACCTAGTAGCTCTCATTCATCATCTTTCTAAATAGAATAGTCCAAGCCCTTTCAATTTTTCTTCATATGGCAGGCTCTCCCCATGCCTCTAACATTTTTACTGTCTATTTGAGATAAAATTAATATTCTGTCATCACCGATTTCTACACACACTACTGATCTGCCATTCCATCCTCTTCCTGTTGCTTACAGCCCTGGATTGTCACATTGTTTTATTCTATTCTTACAATACTGAGTATTTCTTATATAAATGCAAAATTCaactcaaccttaactatggagctgTTACTGAACACAGGGCTGGAAACCAAGAACTCCGAAGTTCttatttatgtaccagatgtaCCACTGAGTTGCTGGGTAGCTTGGGCACTTGTCTTAAAGCCTGTTCCTGCAACCATAGACCTGAATAGACCACACTGAACTGAGTTCCTACATGTACTCACACACTTGAAGCATCAGGCCCATAAGtctcccatctgcaaaatgggactAATTACCTCCATCTCAAGATGATGTTATGAGATTAGTTCACATTTGTAtagccttttgaaaatgtaagtgcTAATTGTTACATGAAAATGTGGAGCTCTACATTTAATATTTGATTGGCATAGGAAGAAAAATGATAACCATGTGTGTGATTCCCCCTTATGTTAGTAGTTAAGATGAATGGTTTTCTATATAAGAGCACAAAATGTTGGCTGCAACTTTTGACAGATGTTATCAATTCAAAAGACAAGATAGCAATTGGCAGCCTTGTTTTATTTAAGCAGAGTCACAGCATTGTCATCATTTCCCTCTTTTGAGGGGAAGAGTTAAGTGAAGGCATGGAAATTTACATTACTAACAAATAAGGGATTGAAGAAAGGGATTACAAGCATATTTCACTAAAATAAATAATCTAAAAAGAGAGTGTTTCTTCTTAAAGCAGTCTAAAAATGTATAAATTCTAAAGTGGGAAGATCAAAAGGTATTTAACAACTTccattatttacaaaaaatataaaaactgcacAAACCATCAAATGATGCAAAAAtccttttcaaaattaaaagctTCCTTCCTACTATGAACCAAAAACTACAGCCAATGTTTCAGTTTTAATCAACTGTTTTCTTTACAAATGAAAACCATTAAACACTTTTATTACCATCAGtaaaatatacaataaaataaaacgaACCTTGCTAATTTCCCCCCCCCTAAAAATAGAAATACTGCAGGCaaatcaaaaaggaaaataactAACTTACTCTTTGGTAACCAAAAGTTAGCAAATATTTGACATTTCAAGTGATGAACGTTGTAAGAAGTGTTCCCATTTTGATAAATGGAAGAAAAACTTCTGGCAAAATATAActcccatttttaatttaaattgaaagGCTCCACCAGTGCTCTGTGGTGCAAACTCTAAAATTCATGTTTTGTGATTAATTTCATTTCAGACACCTGAAACTTTCCAAATCTGGCAGTGTATTGCTTATTCCTCTCCCATTTTCCTATTATTTGCTTACATTCTCTTTATAAATATGCATCCTGTTATTTCAGTTCTCTTAAGGGATCACTCAATTTCCAATCAAGTAAGCAATTCACTTGGAAGTGagagagtgtgtttgtgtgacTGTCACTATGGCTGCACAGCAGCGAGTACTGTATTACAACTGTGCCCACTCTCTTGTGTTAGGTTTAAAAAGTGTATATTTTCCTCTGGAAAAATGTACCTACACCAATTTATAATCTATTTCATCTTTTTACATTAACATGACATGCTTAAATTAACAggcgcacacacaaaaaagaagctgTGCAGTGCTAGCCCTGCTACCTCCAACAGGCCATGCATCTCATCCACTTCCCAAGCCTCAGAAATATAACGCCTTTAAAGCAACTGCCCCTTTGTACCACAGAAGCTTCCCATCTTCTTTTCAGGCTTTACATCTAAATTTTGCTCCCACAATCAAAAAGTATAAAAAAATTCACACCCCAAAGGATCTGAGGAAACTCCCTCAGACAAGACTTTTAAGGCTTATGAAAAAGTTCAACTGTTACTTTCTTTAAAGTTGCAGACCACCTACTCAAAGCAAGCCCTACCTACCCAACCCAACCATGCAGAGCAATCAGTGCTCCAGCATTCAATGCACATATGAAGTTTATGTAATAAACGCTCAGCAAAATAAACTGTTCTGGACTGGGCTTTCTCCTGGGATCTGTTGCTTACTCATTCTATATACCATCTGAAAGACCAATATCAAATGCCTTTGTTCTCACTTCTTAACTTTTTTTGTCTGAAGGGCTTAGACACTTCTTTGAAGCATTTGGTTTTACCAATTGAGTCATTATGTCTAGGTGGGTTGGAGCCTTGGTCTCACTGGAACCGGCCTCCTCAGCATATGGAAAATCATTCATGTCCATGTCATCGTTGTCAAACACATTGAGCTGTCTCTCTTGCTGCTCTTTTAATGTCCTGCTGATCCTGCTCTCTGCTGGTTCGACCACTTCCCCATCTCCCTCGCTAATAACAgtcatggggctgctctggaTACGGTTCCGGACACTGTacttgctgctggcagcagagggtggTGTTCGCGACCTGCCATACCTTGTGCTGGAAAAGGACATACTCCTTGGCATCAGGCCTTCACTCTTGGCCCACTCTTCTTGGGCCCTTTTGTTCTTGCTGGGGGAACAGCTCGCAGGGCTGTCAAGGAACTCAAGGGAGGAGTCTGACTTTGTCCGGTGGAACCTTGGATCTGTATTCTTCAGCATCTCTGCTGCTGACATGCGGGAACTGGTGTCTGAGCGGCTCCCCTTCTTCAGCAGCAGGGCTTTGAAGTTATCGTTGCTGGTGCTGCTCTTGCGAATGCTTCTCTGAATTGACCCTGCGGGCTTGAAGGAGGCTAGATTTGGGGAAGCACCAGTGGGTGTTACTGGGGGTGAAGGAGAATGGTTGCGGGTACGGTCATCTTCAGAATCTTTGCGGCCAAGGACTTTCCTTTTGGATCtgagattttaaatataaaaataaaatatttcccccCCCAAATAAATGAGGAAGTCTAGTCAACAAACGAATAAGCAGGACAGCAAGTAATCGTTAAACAGAGAGGGGAACAAGCTAGGAAGTATAAATAATGACACCACACATATTAAAACAGATCTTTGAGGCATAAAAGAGTCAGACAAATCCACTATTCTTATTCCTCACAATAGGAATAGTGAATCTATTGTATTTGACGGTGCTGATGTCCAAGCCAATTTGAACTTATTTTCCAAACAAGATTTTCTAAAGCTAATATTTGACTAAATCTAGATATAGGCTGATTCTTTTTGTCCACAAATATTGGGATTTGATCACAAAAagttagggctgtcgattaatcgcacttaactcatgtgattaactaaaaaaattaaatcgcAATTAAAAAcatgaatcatgattaatcgcattgttaaacaatagaataccaattgaaatttattaaatattgttggatgtttttctacgttttcaaatatattgatttctattacaacacataatacaaagtgtacagtgctcactttatattatgtttgaacaaatatttgcattgcaaaaatgataaacaaaagaaacagtatttttcaattcacctcacataagtactgtaatgcatgaaagtgcaacttacaaatgtaggggttttttgttacataactccaCTCtacctgtaggctctaaagttttacattgttttctttttgaatgcaggttcttttgtacataattctccgtaagttcaactttcatgatacagagattgcattacagtacttatattaggtgaattgaaaaatactatttcttttgttttttaatagggcaaatatttgtaaccaaaaataatataaagtgagcactgtacactttgtgttctgtgttgtaagtgaaatcagtatattcgaaaatgtagaaaacgttcaaaaatatttaaataaatgttattctattattgtttaacagcatgattaattgcaattcatttttttaattgcttgacaccTCTATAAAAATAGATCCATCTAGTTTGTCTGCCATATTCTTTAGAAACTTATGCTGTTTATTGCTCATGGTTCCTCTAGGAGAGCTTAGGGATGTagtttgtgcattttattttggaaatgtaCATGGTCATGCATGTCAACAACACTAAAGATAGGTTTGAATAAAAAGAACTAAATGTTATGGTTTTagataaaatgattttaaaaataagaatttaaatgGTTAAAATCAGGCCTTCAAGATAAATGGCAGATATTCACAATGCTGTTGGTGCTCTGTGACTTCCATCTGTTTGATTACAGAGCCAAGAGCAGACCAATTTGCTAACTTACAACATGAAATTTATCTTTGCAGCCAGAGGAGCGacatgattttaaatttaaaaatgaaaactataGAAAACACAGCAAAAATCAGAAGAGCCTAAGTGTgtggaaactggatttttattgCCCCCGTCTTTACGTCATTATCTAGGTTATATGCTTGGCACCTGTGGACTAAGAAAGAATGCATATAAAAAGTGTATTAATGCTGAATTATAATATATATAGTATCACCAAAGGATTTAAAACGACTCTCAGCACTAATTGCAAATGCAAGATTTACACAACAAATTACATGTTATTTACGAAAAGACTTGTACAATACAGACCATTCCCCTTATTAAAACCATAAATGGTACAACTCCATGTATACCTAAGGACATTTTGATGTAATGTTTCATCCCCATTTCTGCCAGAGGCTGAGCTTTCTCCATGGCAAGCTCAGATGCATTTTGCATTATGGCCTACCAACAGAAAACGAGGTACCAAAATACAGTACATCGGCTAAGCTGGAGGTAGCAAGAGGATGTAGTCACATGATATTGGGAATAATCTCAGGACCCTTTGTGTGGTGGAGTTCAGGTGCATCCCACCTATTACACACCTACAGTCAACTTATTGTGTCATTGGTGTAATTTTCAAATGCTGCTGCTTACATCTTTCTAGCTGAGAGAAAAGTGCAGTATTGGCACCTATCCACTGTGAGGGAGGACAGGCGATGTTAAGGAGTATAAGGGGGGAAAATATTGCAACAGTGTTGTCCAAGACCAGGAACATCCTATCTAAGTCAATCTCTGTGTCAGGGCCTACGCAGCAAGGGAGAATAATCCTTGAATTTTAGTATACACATTTATATGTTATACGGGGTAGTTTAATGACCTCTATATATaagttgcctaacactttccactTATCAAGGATTATTGTGATCTTGTCTTTAAGAAGCTCTTACAGCTCCATTGTTTGTGGCCTGCCTTGGCTATTTTGCAGGAAGAATCCCCAGGGTCTAGAGAGAtggcttccccctcctccccaatgaAATTCCATTCCCATTTGGCTGAAATATAAATGGTTAAAAGTGgtcatttcccttctctttcttaGGTTCCCTGGAGAAGTTGTGGCAGGCTGCCACAAACACTGAACACTCCGAGTCCAGGCTCTCATGCAGCTGCCAAAGGGACACAATTGCAATTTCCTAGGCTGAAGCATGCTCAGTGAACACAGTGAGTAGGAGGGGCACGCTCAGTGTGGTTGGCCTGGAGCTCTGAGGGTGTGCAGTATCCTCAGTGAAGATGGAACATTTGCTGCCAGCCTGGAACATGCacaaaccaagattttcagaggtttattattcagccagatttcacagggagagcaaaaggcacatctctaACCTAGGCTGAAttccttgccaaatttcaagtccctgctccaaagcatggagacaTAGGACCTTCTCAATGTCTCgttgctggggagggaggggaagggggaggctggggttaggagagaaagaaaagagtatTTTAACATGGCCAGAATAATCTTATTTATTCCTAGTATTGTTCTCAAACTGAACCATTTTATGCTGAAACTTTCttaaaaattcagcctgaagcagacacctaacatggaaaatttcagccctagTAGTTAAAGTTTAACAaaattataagtaactgaaaactgGGGTCTTTCTTAAAGGGAAATCCCAGGTAATATTAACTATAGGCATCACTAACagctctattttatttttatattttgtgtataatgtgtatgtgtgtgtatagataatgttttcacccatCAGCCATAAGGCACACATTAATTCCATGTATGTATTCCATGCAGAGTGAACCTTTGTGTGTATATAATGTAAAATATTGCCCTCGGGAAACCAATATTTCCTTTGTACAATAATTCTTTCAGCTTCAGACATTATATCACAATTTTCTTTTTGAAGGGATATCAAAAAGTTATGGAAAGCCAACATTGTGATATAATGTCTAAAATGGATAGGATTATTTCACAAATGAAATCATATATGCTTCCTGAGTGTCCTGACTTCCTCTTTTCTAATATTTGTGATGGAAAAGCCACACAAACCATGTATACAAACTGAGTAATTACATTCCTAGTGAGTGTAAGTAACCAATTACAATGACCCTTTGGAAATTTGGCCCATATGTCTTTTGAAGAAAACTACATGGCCATAAGATGGCACCACTACCACACACATTCCAAATGCAAGTTCTTCAACTGTTCCAATTGTAGataatttttttctgcatatcTGCTGGGTTAAATGGTGTACCTGCTTCTCACTgaagtgttattttttttaattctatagaAAGCTAAATGAAAAATCAGGCACCTATTGAGTTGGGAGGTTTTTAAACAGGGGAATCTGTATTGCACTCTTCATTGCTAAACCAGTTTGACATAAAATACTCCACTTCAGACTGGATTATGGCAAACTATAATCCAGCACTTGTCATATGTTTTGCCATATGACTGACATATTATGTTACTTGCCAGTTTAAGCCACGCTTGCCATGAAGCATTAGCGTTGAGCCTCTGTCCCAAACTGCACCATATAACCAGCGAAGGAGAGTAAAAGGGATGAAGGGGAaagggaatgaaaacaaaaagataCACAGAGAAAGCAAAAGTAAAGTTAATCAAGCAGATTAAGAAAAATACAATATACACAAGGTGTAACATGAAATTTTCATGGGTCAGGAGATTTGTAAGTTTATCAAAACTGGTTTAACTGTGAGCAATTTTTAATGTGGAATACTTAAATATTATTATAAAGCAATAAAACGCACGTTATTGTGTTTATTACTGATTTCCAACTACAGTTATTTACTAGAAAATAAAGAGGGTTttgctgtaaaaacaaaaatgatcaaaattaGGTTTCTTTGGAGGAGACTTAACTGAATTGTGAGAGAGTCAGTGGATGGAGCAATACTGACAGCAACTTCCGCAGTACCTGTGAATGGCTGCAAACAGATCCTCAGTAGTTCTCGGTCTAGCTGGCGTTGCCACCTCCTCATTCCCTGCCCTGTAACTGTTGCTTGACAGTGATGAATTCTTTGTTGTGTCTGTCTCAAACACCTCAGCTAATcagaaggaataaaaaaataCAGACAGGCTGTCACCGGAGTCCCAAACTGCACATTATCCGCTAAAACACCCCTCCATATTCTTCACTACAGTAAGTGAAACATTGAAGGGATATACTGAACATACCGTTTTCTCACTATTTCTCTgatttcacaatatttttttttttttgagggaacTGCAGTGTCTGAAATGCCTATGTTTGATTACATAAACACAGCacaaaattaagttttaaaggtttttttaggGCTTCAATTAAAACTAGTCACCAAAATTCTTCACATTAACCAGGTTTTcctaggatttttaaaagagatgaTGCAGTTAATAAAACACTGCTTGTATCTCCACTGCTCTTCTGACTAAAGGTTAAGACGGAGATAGAGAATCTTTATCAGAGATTAATCCGAGCCCTGTTATTTTCCTTATGATATTTAGTCTAGTATCACCTCTCCCTTTCTGTGGGTGAAAATTTGAATGCTATCACACTTCCTCCAACCCCCACCATCAGTAAACTAGCTCCTGCTACACCTGAAGGATAAAAGAAGACAGACTTACCACTTTCATCCTCTTGAGATAGATGTCTGTCAGTGTTACTGCTGTTGTCTCCATTGCTGTCTGAACTACTTCCTTCATCCAAAGTGGTCTGCTGCTCCTGCTTGGGAGCTTCTTGAACTGGTGATGCAGCAGGCTGTACCATACAGACATTGGTTTCCACTGTTTCAAAGAAGGTGGAaccagcagctcctccctcaggAACCAATCTGCCCGAGTCCATCTCATTGGAACTGAGTCCATCTGTAAGACAATTTTTTGCTTCTTCGCAATGTGCAGTCTCTCTCCTAGTTGGACTTGATGTGCCTCTGACAGGATCACTCGCGTTAGCTATTTTCTCTGCTGTAAAATCTAGCTGCGGAGGTGGCACAATGAGGAACAGTTTGGGTTTCTTCGAAATAGGAGGTGGCTTCTTGTTTGGTGATATACCCTGGTTCTTGTTTGCAGACCGTGATGGCACCTGAGATGGTATACTAATAAGGTCAGCGTGAGATTTTTCATTCTGCACAGGAGATTGAGGTGCTTCTTCAATATTTGTTCCTGATACATCAGCTTCAAAGGTTTGCATTAGACCTGCTGCATTTCCAGGTTTTTGGCCACTGTTGATCTCAGGTGCACTGTCACTGAGATTTGGAAGTGAGCTCTGAGGAGGAGTTTGAATTAAGTTTTTGAAGGAAGGACTATGAGCTTTCATCTCTTCATCCAGGCTGTTACTAAGCCTTAGTGAAAGAGATGGTTTTAGAGAAGGCTGTGGTGAGAAAATTACGGTTGCTTTTTCCTGAGAGTTGGCTTCAGAAATAGATCCAGCTGATTGTTCAGTCTGTGCGCCTGTACATTTTTTCACAGACCTCAGTTGTACCATTTGCAGTGCTTTGGTGGTTATTAAGGGCATTACAGGCCTACTGCAATCTTGCTTGTTGGCTGGCTGTTTCACTGCACTGTAGCCAGAATCATCCTGATTACATTTCTTAGAATATCGTGTGAATTTAGTTGCATCTTGTGTCAGTTTGGGGTCAAGAGGTGGTGCTGGTGGAGGTACTACATTGGGGAAAATGGAGGAagaaggggatggaaggggaggagaaggggccgAAAAAGGACTGAATGATGTTTCctgtggaggagaaggaaaccaTGGACCACTCAGGGGAAAGGAAGGATTTATAATAGCTTCTGGcggtggtggggggaagctgggagaggctggTAATGGAGGCAGATCCATTCcatctgctggggcagggggcggaggagggagaggatgatcaggggaatgtgGAGGTGTCAGAGGTGGAGGACCAGCAGCATCAGGAGGggaggtcagggctggctccagtttcTTCATGTTCACACTCCCTTCAGTAGATGTATTGGAAGAAAGAGAAGTGGAGGATGAAGAGATGGATACTGAAGAAAGCAGAGAAGATTTTCTCTCAGGCACTTTCGGTTTCAACTTGGGTTTCCCATTTGCTGGTgacatggattttaaaaatacgGGCACTGGAGTAAGTGCTGTGGGTGTATTTGATTGACTAGAATACCCACTAGATGGTGATGTGACTCTGTGAGACTTCTCTGGAGAAGTGTTCTTTGGTTTGGTCAGTCCACTGGCCGCTTGGGGCATAGAAGCCCTTGAGCCCTCATTGAGGTGGCTGATGCTGTAATCATTGAGGCTGGCTGTCATGCTTGCAGAACGAGCCACTGGGCATTTGAACTGATCATCTGGCATCCCAGCACAGTCACTGTAGTAACCCCATTGGTCAGCATACTCTGACTTGATGCTGCTTGTGTCACTCTGTGATGGAGTGACAGTACAGAGAGAGTACATATTTGGAGCTGTTGTGGACATCATGCTGCTACTTGCGCTGACAGAGCTCTGGCTGCGAGAGCGCAGCACCCAGGGATCCTCATAATCACTGCATGGACTTTGGGATGGGGAGCTACCATTTTTGCACTGAAGGTTTAACTGCAGTGAATGCTGGAGGGTAGTGATTAGTGTTTCATCAAGTACCTGTCCGCTggactggggttttttttttgggacTCTTCTGAGCGAGTCTGTTCTGGATGGTGGAAGAGGTGGcttctttgcttttttcaaaGATATGTTCCGTATGAGAGATTTGTCACTGTTGCTTGACCGCTCGTCTTGatttttcttctcatttccaTCAAAAACATTAATCACACTGTGCCTGGGGTTTCCAAAACCATTATTACTATTGCATAGTTTACTTGACTTGAGTCCAGAGTCCATATGCATGGTAGTGTAGTAGCCGTCATGGTCCACTGAATACAGAGAACTTGAATCTTCTTTGACAGAAGTCCGCTCTAGGCTGCTGCTACTCACGTTGCTTACAGGAGTGGAATAACCTGCCGTGGCACAGGTTACCTTGTGCGAGGGTGTCTCATCATTTTCTCTAGATTCATatacccagtgctctgtgctgtttaTACTGTTGCTTTGTGATCTGTCCCCTGAAAAACTGGATTCACTTCTGCCATCGCTATCCTGGGAGTGGCCTGGGAAAGGGAGATTGTTTCTACAGCTATAGCTCATACTTTGGGACGTATTCTCCACATTTCCTGGAGTGCTGAGAGATACTGCTGAGTCACCAAGGGAGAGCATCATGGTAGCATTAGACGAGACAGTGTCTGAGGTCTGGGAGTAGCGTGTTGAGCTGCTCTCACTCCAGTTACCGCTAGAAGAATGATGATCTTCTTTCATGCTTACTGCATTGTTGGCAACAGGACTGTCTCTGGGTTTTGTGTAGGAAGATGAGCTGGTGATTTTACTATCCAATGGTCCAGCACTCTGGGTGGTATGAATCACAATTACTTCTGAAGAGGATGATATTGTGGCATTTGGTATGATGCTGGTTGCATATGTAGCATGAGGAGAGACCACACATGCTGGGGTTGCAGCTTTTTCACTCTCATAACTTCTCACCTCTTGGGACTTTGGCCTTGGCAGTGTCCCAGTCCTAGGGTTATTCCTCATATGGACCACACTATTATCAACCTGCAACTTGCTTATGTGGTGTGACAAAGTGCCAGTGATGTCTTCTGCCTGGTTAGAGATGCTCTGCCTTTGGTCTAGTGACTGCAGAGACACTCTTGCTCCAGGTCGAGGCAGGCTATGAAAACCCATGTCGTTATTTAGGCGAGAGGCAAATATAACCCCAGCGGAATCACTCATCACAGACATGTTTCCAGATGAGCTGGAGAACTGCGACATCTGGGCCGCAATCCCTTGTCCTTTCTGTGCTCGTATTCTTCTCACTGAAGGGGGCACGACTTTGACTTCTTCTGTCTGGCAGCTGGTGTCCTTGGTTTCAGATCTCTGTATAGCAGAGCGGTAGCTGTCTAGTCTCCCTAGTGTGGAATAGTAATCTGGGATATGCATCGAATGCCCACGGAAGTCACTTTGGCCAGTGCCAACTGCTGGggtcaaaataaaacaacaattaTCCCTCAAAAACACAAGTACTTCATTATTTTCGt from Chelonoidis abingdonii isolate Lonesome George chromosome 3, CheloAbing_2.0, whole genome shotgun sequence includes the following:
- the NHSL1 gene encoding NHS-like protein 1 isoform X4; this encodes MKKECTSRSFRLKQNSGSLLHAVSWINFSSLSRQTKRLFRSDGELSSIGRQVEEDDENWTYRTQHRKAVSNLDEESRWTVHYTAPWHQQENVFLPSTRPPCVEDLHRQAKLNLKSVLRECDKLRRDGYRSSQYYSQGPTFSSSSAACGSYQDDYEEIERKCSVPSPEEEKLISIKRARTPVSNECSDIDTQTNWTKSLPLPTPEEKMRQQAQAVQTDVVPINVTGENFDRQASIRRSLIYTDTVVRRPKKVKRRKTITGVPDNIQKELVGTGQSDFRGHSMHIPDYYSTLGRLDSYRSAIQRSETKDTSCQTEEVKVVPPSVRRIRAQKGQGIAAQMSQFSSSSGNMSVMSDSAGVIFASRLNNDMGFHSLPRPGARVSLQSLDQRQSISNQAEDITGTLSHHISKLQVDNSVVHMRNNPRTGTLPRPKSQEVRSYESEKAATPACVVSPHATYATSIIPNATISSSSEVIVIHTTQSAGPLDSKITSSSSYTKPRDSPVANNAVSMKEDHHSSSGNWSESSSTRYSQTSDTVSSNATMMLSLGDSAVSLSTPGNVENTSQSMSYSCRNNLPFPGHSQDSDGRSESSFSGDRSQSNSINSTEHWVYESRENDETPSHKVTCATAGYSTPVSNVSSSSLERTSVKEDSSSLYSVDHDGYYTTMHMDSGLKSSKLCNSNNGFGNPRHSVINVFDGNEKKNQDERSSNSDKSLIRNISLKKAKKPPLPPSRTDSLRRVPKKKPQSSGQVLDETLITTLQHSLQLNLQCKNGSSPSQSPCSDYEDPWVLRSRSQSSVSASSSMMSTTAPNMYSLCTVTPSQSDTSSIKSEYADQWGYYSDCAGMPDDQFKCPVARSASMTASLNDYSISHLNEGSRASMPQAASGLTKPKNTSPEKSHRVTSPSSGYSSQSNTPTALTPVPVFLKSMSPANGKPKLKPKVPERKSSLLSSVSISSSSTSLSSNTSTEGSVNMKKLEPALTSPPDAAGPPPLTPPHSPDHPLPPPPPAPADGMDLPPLPASPSFPPPPPEAIINPSFPLSGPWFPSPPQETSFSPFSAPSPPLPSPSSSIFPNVVPPPAPPLDPKLTQDATKFTRYSKKCNQDDSGYSAVKQPANKQDCSRPVMPLITTKALQMVQLRSVKKCTGAQTEQSAGSISEANSQEKATVIFSPQPSLKPSLSLRLSNSLDEEMKAHSPSFKNLIQTPPQSSLPNLSDSAPEINSGQKPGNAAGLMQTFEADVSGTNIEEAPQSPVQNEKSHADLISIPSQVPSRSANKNQGISPNKKPPPISKKPKLFLIVPPPQLDFTAEKIANASDPVRGTSSPTRRETAHCEEAKNCLTDGLSSNEMDSGRLVPEGGAAGSTFFETVETNVCMVQPAASPVQEAPKQEQQTTLDEGSSSDSNGDNSSNTDRHLSQEDESAEVFETDTTKNSSLSSNSYRAGNEEVATPARPRTTEDLFAAIHRSKRKVLGRKDSEDDRTRNHSPSPPVTPTGASPNLASFKPAGSIQRSIRKSSTSNDNFKALLLKKGSRSDTSSRMSAAEMLKNTDPRFHRTKSDSSLEFLDSPASCSPSKNKRAQEEWAKSEGLMPRSMSFSSTRYGRSRTPPSAASSKYSVRNRIQSSPMTVISEGDGEVVEPAESRISRTLKEQQERQLNVFDNDDMDMNDFPYAEEAGSSETKAPTHLDIMTQLVKPNASKKCLSPSDKKS
- the NHSL1 gene encoding NHS-like protein 1 isoform X1, yielding MKKECTSRSFRLKQNSGSLLHAVSWINFSSLSRQTKRLFRSDGELSSIGRQVEEDDENWTYRTQHRKAVSNLDEESRWTVHYTAPWHQQENVFLPSTRPPCVEDLHRQAKLNLKSVLRECDKLRRDGYRSSQYYSQGPTFSSSSAACGSYQDDYEEIERKSSLLDCISRSCISTCCSLVPWSLKCSVPSPEEEKLISIKRARTPVSNECSDIDTQTNWTKSLPLPTPEEKMRQQAQAVQTDVVPINVTGENFDRQASIRRSLIYTDTVVRRPKKVKRRKTITGVPDNIQKELAVGTGQSDFRGHSMHIPDYYSTLGRLDSYRSAIQRSETKDTSCQTEEVKVVPPSVRRIRAQKGQGIAAQMSQFSSSSGNMSVMSDSAGVIFASRLNNDMGFHSLPRPGARVSLQSLDQRQSISNQAEDITGTLSHHISKLQVDNSVVHMRNNPRTGTLPRPKSQEVRSYESEKAATPACVVSPHATYATSIIPNATISSSSEVIVIHTTQSAGPLDSKITSSSSYTKPRDSPVANNAVSMKEDHHSSSGNWSESSSTRYSQTSDTVSSNATMMLSLGDSAVSLSTPGNVENTSQSMSYSCRNNLPFPGHSQDSDGRSESSFSGDRSQSNSINSTEHWVYESRENDETPSHKVTCATAGYSTPVSNVSSSSLERTSVKEDSSSLYSVDHDGYYTTMHMDSGLKSSKLCNSNNGFGNPRHSVINVFDGNEKKNQDERSSNSDKSLIRNISLKKAKKPPLPPSRTDSLRRVPKKKPQSSGQVLDETLITTLQHSLQLNLQCKNGSSPSQSPCSDYEDPWVLRSRSQSSVSASSSMMSTTAPNMYSLCTVTPSQSDTSSIKSEYADQWGYYSDCAGMPDDQFKCPVARSASMTASLNDYSISHLNEGSRASMPQAASGLTKPKNTSPEKSHRVTSPSSGYSSQSNTPTALTPVPVFLKSMSPANGKPKLKPKVPERKSSLLSSVSISSSSTSLSSNTSTEGSVNMKKLEPALTSPPDAAGPPPLTPPHSPDHPLPPPPPAPADGMDLPPLPASPSFPPPPPEAIINPSFPLSGPWFPSPPQETSFSPFSAPSPPLPSPSSSIFPNVVPPPAPPLDPKLTQDATKFTRYSKKCNQDDSGYSAVKQPANKQDCSRPVMPLITTKALQMVQLRSVKKCTGAQTEQSAGSISEANSQEKATVIFSPQPSLKPSLSLRLSNSLDEEMKAHSPSFKNLIQTPPQSSLPNLSDSAPEINSGQKPGNAAGLMQTFEADVSGTNIEEAPQSPVQNEKSHADLISIPSQVPSRSANKNQGISPNKKPPPISKKPKLFLIVPPPQLDFTAEKIANASDPVRGTSSPTRRETAHCEEAKNCLTDGLSSNEMDSGRLVPEGGAAGSTFFETVETNVCMVQPAASPVQEAPKQEQQTTLDEGSSSDSNGDNSSNTDRHLSQEDESAEVFETDTTKNSSLSSNSYRAGNEEVATPARPRTTEDLFAAIHRSKRKVLGRKDSEDDRTRNHSPSPPVTPTGASPNLASFKPAGSIQRSIRKSSTSNDNFKALLLKKGSRSDTSSRMSAAEMLKNTDPRFHRTKSDSSLEFLDSPASCSPSKNKRAQEEWAKSEGLMPRSMSFSSTRYGRSRTPPSAASSKYSVRNRIQSSPMTVISEGDGEVVEPAESRISRTLKEQQERQLNVFDNDDMDMNDFPYAEEAGSSETKAPTHLDIMTQLVKPNASKKCLSPSDKKS